The Candidatus Methylomirabilota bacterium genome contains the following window.
GGCCCTCGGCACGGCGCTGAAGCCCGTAGGCGAGCGATGCCGCCGTAGGCTCGTTGACGATGCGGACCACGTCGAGCCCGGCGATGCGCCCTGCGTCCTTGGTAGCCTGCCGCTGGCTGTCGTTGAAGTACGCGGGCACGGTCACCACCGCCCGCTCGATCTTCTCGCCCAGCGCCGCCTCGGCGCGTTGTTTCAGCGCCCGCAGGACCTGAGCCGACACTTCCGGCGGGGTGACCTCCCGGTCGTCGATGCGGATGCGCACGATCTCGGCCGCGGGCACGACCTGGAACGGGAGCTGGCCCAGCTCGTCCTGTACGTCCTCGTAGCCCCGCCCCATGAGGCGCTTCACCGAGTAGACGGTCCGGGCGGGCTGGCGCGCGAGCTGCCGGCGCGCGGCGTCCCCCACGAGTACGCCCGCCGGCGTGTAAGCGACGATCGACGGCAGGAGCGCTCGCCCCTCCGCGTCCGGGATCACGCGCGGGACACCGTGCTGGTCGACGTAGGCGACCAGGCTGTTGGTCGTCCCGAGATCAATGCCGACGATGCGAGACATGCTGCGCTTGATCCTCTCCGAGCGCTTCGCTCAGGTCGTCGATGACGGTGCGGAGATAGGCGCGCGCGGCCAACCGCTCCTTGAACCACGTGAGGAGCGCCTGGCGGTCTCCGCCCGCATCCAGCGCGGCGTCCCACTCCGCCGCCCGGCCCACCAGCGCGTCTTCCTCCGCTTGCCGGCGCGCGGCCAGGCGCTCGCGCTCGCCGCGCAGGCGCTCGCGCGCCGGCCCGTCGAGCTCGCCCGCGCGGGCCTCCTCGAGGGCCTCCTGCACTTCCAGCATCTCTTCCAGCAGGTCCCGCGGGGCCTTGGGCCGGCCTGTCGCGCCCTCGCGCGTGTCCCGGCCTTCCTCCAGCGCGATCAGGTACTCGACGCGCGCGATGGGGTCGCGCAGCGCGCGGTACGCGCGGTTCACCAGCGCCGAGCGTGCCAGGGTCGCTGCCTGCGCCTCGTCGTCCGCCGCCTGGTGGAAGTCCGGGTGGTGGACACGGCTCAGCTCATAGAAGCGTCGGCGGAGGGCCTCGCCGTCCACCGTAAGCTTCCTGGGTAGTTCGAACACCGCGAAGTAGTCGTCCATCGTCTCTCGCTCACAAAATGCGAACGGGCCCGCCCGGGCCCGTCGTGCGCCGCGCCCCCGGGCCGGGACTAGGCCGAGAACGAGGTCCCACAGCCGCAGCTCGATTTGGCCTGCGGGTTGACGAAGGTGAAGCCGCCCTGCAGCCCCTCGGTCACGTAGTCGAGCGTGGTGCCGTTGAGATAGAGGTAGCTCTTGGTGTCCACCACCACCGTCACCCCGTCGAGCTCGAACTTCTTGTCGTGCTTTCCTACCTCGGTGTCGAACTCCAACGCGTAGGACAGC
Protein-coding sequences here:
- the hscB gene encoding Fe-S protein assembly co-chaperone HscB; this translates as MDDYFAVFELPRKLTVDGEALRRRFYELSRVHHPDFHQAADDEAQAATLARSALVNRAYRALRDPIARVEYLIALEEGRDTREGATGRPKAPRDLLEEMLEVQEALEEARAGELDGPARERLRGERERLAARRQAEEDALVGRAAEWDAALDAGGDRQALLTWFKERLAARAYLRTVIDDLSEALGEDQAQHVSHRRH
- a CDS encoding iron-sulfur cluster assembly accessory protein, whose product is MAVTLTEKASKQVKKLMAEQSQPVFLRMGVKGGGCSGLSYALEFDTEVGKHDKKFELDGVTVVVDTKSYLYLNGTTLDYVTEGLQGGFTFVNPQAKSSCGCGTSFSA